In the genome of Manis javanica isolate MJ-LG chromosome 17, MJ_LKY, whole genome shotgun sequence, one region contains:
- the CLPTM1 gene encoding putative lipid scramblase CLPTM1 isoform X1 — MAAAQEVDGAGSAVVAAGGGGSGQVTSNGSIGRDPPAETQPQNPPPQPAPNAWQVIKGVLFRIFIIWAISSWFRRGPAPQDQAGPGGAPRVASRNLFPKDTLMNLHVYISEHEHFTDFNATSALFWEQHDLVYGDWTSGENSDGCYEHFAELDISQSVQQNGSIYIHVYFTKSGFHPDPRQKALYRRLATVHMSRMINKYKRRRFQKTKNLLTGETEADPEMIKRAEDYGPVEVISHWHPNITINIVDDHTPWVKGSVPPPLDQYVKFDAVSGDYYPIIYFNDYWNLQKDYYPINESLASLPLRVSFCPLSLWRWQLYAAQSTKSPWNFLGDELYEQSDEEQDSVKVALLETNPYLLALTIIVSIVHSIFEFLAFKNDIQFWNSRQSLEGLSVRSVFFGVFQSFVVLLYILDNETNFVVQVSVFIGVLIDLWKITKVMDVRLDREHRVAGLFPRPVFKDKSTYVESSTKVYDDMAFRYLSWILFPLLGCYAIYSLLYLEHKGWYSWVLSMLYGFLLTFGFITMTPQLFINYKLKSVAHLPWRMLTYKALNTFIDDLFAFVIKMPVMYRIGCLRDDVVFFIYLYQRWIYRVDPTRVNEFGMSGEAPTTAGALLPSPAPAPAADSTAAREEASTPLPAEPTQGASSTTEVQEAPPKPAEDKKRD; from the exons GATCTTCATCATCTGGGCCATCAGCAGCTGGTTCCGTCGAGGGCCGGCCCCTCAGGACCAGGCAGGCCCTGGAGGAGCCCCACGCGTCGCCAGCCGCAACCTGTTCCCCAAAGACACTTTAATG AACCTGCACGTGTACATCTCAGAACATGAGCACTTTACAGACTTCAACGCCACATCGGCCCTCTTCTGGGAGCAACATGACCTTGTGTACGGCGACTGGACCAGTGGTGAGAACTCAGATGGCTGCTACGAGCACTTCGCTGAGCTCGACATCTCGCAG AGCGTCCAGCAGAATGGCTCCATCTACATCCACGTCTACTTCACCAAGAGCGGCTTCCACCCAGACCCCCGGCAGAAGGCCCTGTACCGCCGGCTCGCCACAGTCCACATGTCTCGGA TGATCAACAAATACAAGCGCCGGCGATTTCAGAAAACCAAGAATCTGTTGACAGGAGAGACAGAAGCAGACCCAGAAATGATCAAG AGGGCCGAGGACTATGGGCCTGTGGAGGTGATCTCCCACTGGCACCCCAATATCACCATCAACATCGTGGACGACCACACGCCGTGGGTGAAGGGCAGCGTGCCTCCTCCCCTGGACCAGT ACGTGAAGTTCGACGCGGTGAGTGGTGACTACTACCCCATCATCTACTTCAACGACTACTGGAACCTGCAGAAGGACTACTACCCCATCAACGAGAGCCTGGCCAGCCTGCCGCTGCGTGTCTCCTTCTGCCCGCTCTCGCTTTGGCGCTGGCAGCTCTATGCCGCCCAGAGCACCAAGTCGCCCTGGAACTTCCTGGGCGACGAGCTGTACGAGCAGTCAGACGAGGAGCAGGACTCGGTGAAG GTTGCCCTTCTGGAAACCAACCCCTACCTGCTGGCACTCACCATCATTGTGTCCATTGTCCACAGTATCTTTGAGTTCCTGGCCTTCAAAAATG ACATCCAGTTCTGGAATAGCCGGCAGTCCCTGGAGGGGCTGTCCGTCCGCTCCGTCTTCTTTGGCGTTTTCCAGTCTTTCGTGGTCCTCCTCTATATCTTGGACAACGAGACCAACTTTGTGGTCCAGGTCAGCGTCTTCATCGGGGTTCTCATCGACCTCTGGAAGATCACTAAGGTCATGGACGTCCGG CTGGACCGGGAGCACAGGGTAGCAGGACTATTCCCCCGCCCAGTCTTCAAAGACAAGTCCACCTACGTCGAGTCCTCGACCAAAGTGTATGACGAT ATGGCCTTCCGGTACCTGTCTTGGATCCTTTTCCCGCTGCTGGGCTGCTACGCCATCTACAGCCTCCTGTACCTGGAGCACAAGGGCTGGTACTCCTGGGTGCTCAGCATGCTCTATGGCTTCCTGCTGACTTTTG GCTTCATCACCATGACACCCCAGCTCTTCATCAACTACAAGCTCAAGTCTGTGGCCCACCTGCCCTGGCGCATGCTCACCTACAAGGCCCTCAACACCTTCATCGATGACCTGTTTGCCTTTGTCATTAAGATGCCTGTCATGTACCGGATCGGCTGCCTGCGGGATG ATGTGGTCTTCTTCATCTACCTCTACCAACGGTGGATCTACCGCGTCGACCCCACGCGGGTGAACGAGTTTGGCATGAGCGGTGAGGCCCCGACAACAGCAGGAGCACTCCTAccctcccccgcccccgcccccgccgcagACAGCACTGCAGCCCGGGAGGAGGCCTCCACGCCCCTGCCCGCCGAGCCCACCCAGGGGGCCAGCTCCACCACCGAGGTCCAGGAAGCCCCTCCAAAGCCAGCAGAGGACAAGAAAAGGGATTAG
- the CLPTM1 gene encoding putative lipid scramblase CLPTM1 isoform X2: protein MNLHVYISEHEHFTDFNATSALFWEQHDLVYGDWTSGENSDGCYEHFAELDISQSVQQNGSIYIHVYFTKSGFHPDPRQKALYRRLATVHMSRMINKYKRRRFQKTKNLLTGETEADPEMIKRAEDYGPVEVISHWHPNITINIVDDHTPWVKGSVPPPLDQYVKFDAVSGDYYPIIYFNDYWNLQKDYYPINESLASLPLRVSFCPLSLWRWQLYAAQSTKSPWNFLGDELYEQSDEEQDSVKVALLETNPYLLALTIIVSIVHSIFEFLAFKNDIQFWNSRQSLEGLSVRSVFFGVFQSFVVLLYILDNETNFVVQVSVFIGVLIDLWKITKVMDVRLDREHRVAGLFPRPVFKDKSTYVESSTKVYDDMAFRYLSWILFPLLGCYAIYSLLYLEHKGWYSWVLSMLYGFLLTFGFITMTPQLFINYKLKSVAHLPWRMLTYKALNTFIDDLFAFVIKMPVMYRIGCLRDDVVFFIYLYQRWIYRVDPTRVNEFGMSGEAPTTAGALLPSPAPAPAADSTAAREEASTPLPAEPTQGASSTTEVQEAPPKPAEDKKRD from the exons ATG AACCTGCACGTGTACATCTCAGAACATGAGCACTTTACAGACTTCAACGCCACATCGGCCCTCTTCTGGGAGCAACATGACCTTGTGTACGGCGACTGGACCAGTGGTGAGAACTCAGATGGCTGCTACGAGCACTTCGCTGAGCTCGACATCTCGCAG AGCGTCCAGCAGAATGGCTCCATCTACATCCACGTCTACTTCACCAAGAGCGGCTTCCACCCAGACCCCCGGCAGAAGGCCCTGTACCGCCGGCTCGCCACAGTCCACATGTCTCGGA TGATCAACAAATACAAGCGCCGGCGATTTCAGAAAACCAAGAATCTGTTGACAGGAGAGACAGAAGCAGACCCAGAAATGATCAAG AGGGCCGAGGACTATGGGCCTGTGGAGGTGATCTCCCACTGGCACCCCAATATCACCATCAACATCGTGGACGACCACACGCCGTGGGTGAAGGGCAGCGTGCCTCCTCCCCTGGACCAGT ACGTGAAGTTCGACGCGGTGAGTGGTGACTACTACCCCATCATCTACTTCAACGACTACTGGAACCTGCAGAAGGACTACTACCCCATCAACGAGAGCCTGGCCAGCCTGCCGCTGCGTGTCTCCTTCTGCCCGCTCTCGCTTTGGCGCTGGCAGCTCTATGCCGCCCAGAGCACCAAGTCGCCCTGGAACTTCCTGGGCGACGAGCTGTACGAGCAGTCAGACGAGGAGCAGGACTCGGTGAAG GTTGCCCTTCTGGAAACCAACCCCTACCTGCTGGCACTCACCATCATTGTGTCCATTGTCCACAGTATCTTTGAGTTCCTGGCCTTCAAAAATG ACATCCAGTTCTGGAATAGCCGGCAGTCCCTGGAGGGGCTGTCCGTCCGCTCCGTCTTCTTTGGCGTTTTCCAGTCTTTCGTGGTCCTCCTCTATATCTTGGACAACGAGACCAACTTTGTGGTCCAGGTCAGCGTCTTCATCGGGGTTCTCATCGACCTCTGGAAGATCACTAAGGTCATGGACGTCCGG CTGGACCGGGAGCACAGGGTAGCAGGACTATTCCCCCGCCCAGTCTTCAAAGACAAGTCCACCTACGTCGAGTCCTCGACCAAAGTGTATGACGAT ATGGCCTTCCGGTACCTGTCTTGGATCCTTTTCCCGCTGCTGGGCTGCTACGCCATCTACAGCCTCCTGTACCTGGAGCACAAGGGCTGGTACTCCTGGGTGCTCAGCATGCTCTATGGCTTCCTGCTGACTTTTG GCTTCATCACCATGACACCCCAGCTCTTCATCAACTACAAGCTCAAGTCTGTGGCCCACCTGCCCTGGCGCATGCTCACCTACAAGGCCCTCAACACCTTCATCGATGACCTGTTTGCCTTTGTCATTAAGATGCCTGTCATGTACCGGATCGGCTGCCTGCGGGATG ATGTGGTCTTCTTCATCTACCTCTACCAACGGTGGATCTACCGCGTCGACCCCACGCGGGTGAACGAGTTTGGCATGAGCGGTGAGGCCCCGACAACAGCAGGAGCACTCCTAccctcccccgcccccgcccccgccgcagACAGCACTGCAGCCCGGGAGGAGGCCTCCACGCCCCTGCCCGCCGAGCCCACCCAGGGGGCCAGCTCCACCACCGAGGTCCAGGAAGCCCCTCCAAAGCCAGCAGAGGACAAGAAAAGGGATTAG